The following are encoded together in the Eulemur rufifrons isolate Redbay chromosome 28, OSU_ERuf_1, whole genome shotgun sequence genome:
- the VENTX gene encoding LOW QUALITY PROTEIN: homeobox protein VENTX (The sequence of the model RefSeq protein was modified relative to this genomic sequence to represent the inferred CDS: inserted 3 bases in 2 codons): MRPSTAQSLGPEPPSSFGSVDWLSQSSCTGPAEVSWGGSCAPDQASSTAEPPQTTGTTGAESLDGSVRETSAAGLSKAPEPWRAPRVRTAFSTEQLRALEGAFQHHQYLGPVERTKLAREMRLSEVQIKTWFQNRRMKHKRQMQDSQLTTPCSGPLPSRPAXSAPSAPSSGLQLPCPWAAPPGPXALVLPPGSCWGPCQVEQDPLALAWAPCCRQPLMSCVPDPGSHMRALGPALSTGPWGLCALPDAGDAF, encoded by the exons ATGCGTCCCTCCACCGCCCAGTCGCTGGGGCCGGAGCCCCCCTCCAGCTTTGGCTCCGTGGACTGGCTCTCCCAGAGCAGCTGCACCGGGCCTGCCGAAGTCTCCTGGGGGGGCTCCTGCGCCCCAGACCAGGCGTCCAGCACTGCGGAGCCCCCTCAGACCACCGGCACGACGGGGGCTGAGTCCTTGGATGGGTCTGTGCGGGAGACGTCTGCGGCTG ggtTGAGCAAGGCGCCCGAGCCCTGGCGGGCCCCACGCGTCCGCACGGCCTTCTCCACGGAGCAGCTGCGCGCCTTGGAGGGCGCCTTCCAGCACCACCAGTACCTGGGCCCCGTGGAGCGGACGAAGCTGGCCAGGGAGATGCGGCTCTCGGAGGTGCAG ATAAAAACCTGGTTTCAGAATCGCCGCATGAAACACAAACGCCAGATGCAGGACTCCCAGCTGACCACCCCCTGCTCTGGGCCTCTGCCCTCGAGGCCGGC GTCTGCGCCTTCCGCCCCGAGCAGTGGCCTGCAGCTGCCGTGCCCTTGGGCAGCCCCGCCGGGGC ACGCTCTGGTGCTGCCCCCTGGCTCCTGCTGGGGCCCCTGCCAAGTGGAGCAGGACCCCCTGGCCTTGGCGTGGGCCCCGTGCTGCCGACAGCCCCTGATGAGCTGCGTCCCAGACCCCGGAAGCCACATGCGCGCACTGGGCCCAGCCTTGTCCACGGGACCCTGGGGCCTGTGTGCTCTGCCGGACGCTGGGGACGCCTTCTGA